A window from Candidatus Epulonipiscium sp. encodes these proteins:
- the priA gene encoding primosomal protein N': protein MLAEVIIGISHSNLDKLFHYKVPKDLESTIRIGNRVMVPFGRGNKRVEGYVVGFCDDTSIELSKLKELDNIIDRFPLFDEHMLELAKWMKEYYACNMIDCLKTIIPSGMKVIVESFVRISSHIFDSCELELDKRTEKEKEVLLYLFNKRQYILMDDVFDLFGKSTDRLIKKFIKEGIVDHKQKEDIKELTYYIKYVSINKEMDMEQLEDIIDSYKSKKNYHAQARILSFLVANESVSLSEIKKVLQISSASIQSLSNKNMIQIEEVELNRDPYGHIYFKPTSPLIPTKEQENVIKYTLNKINNSKGGTILLHGITGSGKTEVYLQLIEEVIGEGGQAIVLVPEISLTPQTVERFKSRFGDKVAVTHSKLSLGERFDQWNMAREGKVSVMIGPRSAVFAPFSSLKLIVIDEEHENTYKSEITPKYHAKEVAKKRCEMLGGVCLIASATPSLESYHDARLGSIGFLKMDNRTNNSQLPEVEIIDMRAELVSGNRSIFSNALEEEIKKNLYKKEQTILFLNRRGFSNFVSCRKCGYVLKCKSCSISYTYHAYNKSLQCHYCGDKINIPSLCPQCGSPHIKYFGVGTERVEAEVKKVFSGATVLRMDLDTTRGKYGYEKILGQFKAQKADILIGTQMIVKGHDFPNVTLVGILAADLTLHLQDFRSAERTFQLLTQVSGRAGRGELPGRVLVQTYDPEHYSIEMARNHDYEGFYEKEIELRKELNYPPFSHIFMILMVGTNEKNVITNSYKLIDILRYFNKNNQFELYGPAPAILSKIKNRYRWRIIIKYNDRNILMKYGYYCINRLKKIVNTEDILIQTDIDPLMMN, encoded by the coding sequence TTGCAGAAGTAATAATAGGAATTTCCCATTCGAATCTGGATAAATTATTTCATTATAAAGTACCTAAAGACTTAGAATCTACAATTCGAATTGGCAATAGGGTAATGGTTCCTTTTGGTAGGGGAAATAAAAGGGTAGAGGGCTATGTTGTCGGATTTTGTGATGATACTTCTATAGAACTTAGTAAATTAAAAGAGCTAGACAATATAATAGATAGGTTTCCACTCTTTGATGAACATATGCTAGAGTTAGCTAAGTGGATGAAAGAATATTATGCCTGCAACATGATTGATTGTCTAAAGACAATAATACCTTCGGGAATGAAGGTAATAGTAGAAAGCTTTGTAAGAATATCCTCTCATATTTTTGATAGCTGCGAACTTGAATTGGATAAAAGGACGGAAAAAGAAAAGGAAGTTCTTTTATATTTATTTAATAAAAGACAATACATCTTAATGGACGATGTTTTTGATTTGTTTGGGAAAAGCACGGATAGACTTATAAAAAAGTTTATTAAAGAAGGCATTGTTGATCATAAGCAAAAAGAAGATATAAAAGAATTAACCTATTATATAAAATATGTTTCCATCAATAAAGAAATGGATATGGAGCAGCTAGAAGATATAATAGATAGTTATAAATCAAAAAAAAATTATCACGCACAGGCAAGGATACTTTCATTCTTAGTGGCTAATGAATCAGTATCCCTTAGTGAAATCAAAAAGGTTCTTCAGATATCTAGTGCTTCCATTCAATCCCTTAGCAATAAAAATATGATTCAAATAGAAGAAGTAGAGCTCAATAGAGATCCTTATGGCCATATTTATTTTAAACCAACAAGTCCTCTTATTCCTACTAAGGAACAAGAAAATGTGATAAAATATACATTAAACAAAATAAATAATTCAAAAGGTGGAACCATCCTTTTACATGGGATTACGGGCAGCGGAAAAACAGAAGTATATCTACAGTTGATTGAAGAGGTTATAGGAGAAGGAGGGCAGGCTATTGTCCTCGTTCCTGAAATTTCATTAACCCCGCAAACCGTTGAACGTTTCAAAAGTCGCTTTGGAGATAAGGTAGCCGTTACCCATAGTAAACTTTCCCTCGGAGAAAGATTTGACCAATGGAATATGGCAAGGGAGGGAAAAGTCTCTGTTATGATAGGACCAAGATCGGCAGTCTTTGCTCCTTTTTCATCCCTAAAACTTATCGTAATTGATGAAGAACATGAAAATACCTATAAATCAGAGATAACTCCAAAATATCATGCTAAAGAGGTGGCAAAAAAAAGATGTGAGATGTTAGGAGGGGTATGCCTTATCGCATCAGCTACTCCATCCCTAGAATCTTACCATGATGCTAGGCTTGGCAGTATAGGATTTCTTAAGATGGATAATAGGACTAATAATTCCCAACTTCCGGAAGTAGAAATCATAGATATGCGAGCTGAACTTGTAAGTGGGAATCGTTCTATTTTTAGCAATGCCCTTGAGGAAGAAATCAAAAAAAACCTCTATAAAAAAGAACAAACCATATTATTTCTAAATAGAAGGGGTTTTTCTAACTTTGTATCCTGTAGAAAATGTGGCTATGTGCTTAAATGTAAAAGTTGTAGTATTTCATATACTTACCATGCGTATAATAAATCCTTACAATGTCACTACTGCGGTGATAAAATCAATATACCTTCGCTTTGCCCCCAATGCGGTTCACCCCATATAAAATATTTTGGCGTTGGGACGGAAAGGGTGGAAGCGGAAGTGAAAAAGGTATTCTCTGGGGCCACCGTTCTTAGAATGGACTTAGATACAACTAGGGGTAAATACGGATATGAAAAAATATTAGGGCAATTTAAGGCACAGAAAGCAGATATATTAATAGGCACCCAGATGATAGTTAAAGGCCATGATTTTCCCAATGTTACCCTAGTGGGGATACTAGCTGCAGATTTAACCTTACACCTTCAAGATTTCCGCTCTGCTGAAAGGACCTTTCAACTTTTAACCCAGGTCAGTGGAAGAGCAGGAAGGGGAGAACTGCCAGGAAGAGTATTAGTTCAAACCTATGATCCAGAGCACTACAGCATAGAAATGGCAAGAAACCATGATTATGAAGGGTTTTATGAAAAGGAAATAGAGCTTAGGAAAGAGTTGAATTATCCGCCTTTTTCCCATATTTTTATGATTCTTATGGTGGGAACCAATGAAAAAAATGTAATTACTAATTCTTATAAATTAATTGATATCTTAAGATACTTTAATAAAAACAACCAATTTGAACTTTATGGACCTGCCCCGGCTATATTATCAAAAATAAAAAATAGATATCGGTGGAGAATAATAATTAAATACAATGATAGAAATATTTTAATGAAATATGGTTATTATTGTATTAATAGGTTAAAGAAAATAGTAAACACAGAAGATATATTAATTCAGACGGATATTGACCCCCTTATGATGAATTAA
- the def gene encoding peptide deformylase: MALRQIRTDGDEILRKRSKEVKEITPSVLTLLDDMVETMYEAEGVGLAAPQVGILKRVVVIDIGDGIIELINPEVQEKDGEQIGPEGCLSVPGLTGEVKRPDKVKVKAQDREGNEIIIEGEGLLARALCHEIDHLNGVLFTDLAIRYLDE, encoded by the coding sequence GTGGCATTGCGACAAATTAGAACCGATGGAGACGAAATATTAAGAAAAAGGTCTAAAGAAGTAAAAGAAATTACCCCTTCGGTATTAACCCTATTAGACGATATGGTAGAAACAATGTATGAGGCAGAAGGAGTAGGACTTGCAGCACCTCAGGTGGGAATTTTAAAAAGAGTAGTTGTTATTGATATAGGGGATGGGATTATTGAACTGATTAACCCCGAGGTTCAGGAAAAAGATGGAGAACAAATAGGACCTGAGGGATGTCTAAGTGTCCCAGGTTTAACAGGAGAAGTAAAAAGACCCGATAAAGTTAAGGTAAAAGCCCAAGATAGGGAGGGGAATGAAATAATAATAGAAGGGGAAGGTCTCCTTGCTAGAGCGCTTTGTCACGAAATAGATCATTTAAATGGCGTTCTTTTTACAGATTTAGCGATTAGATATTTAGACGAATAA
- a CDS encoding methionyl-tRNA formyltransferase, translated as MKVVFMGTPEFAVPSLKKLIEEKYNIIAVVTQPDRPKGRGKKTLPPPVKQLALEENIPVFQPERVKDSEFIETMKSLSPDLIIVIAFGQILPKEILDMPRFGCINVHGSLLPKYRGAAPIQWSVINGEEVTGVTTMFMDEGMDTGDMLLKGETPISKEDTSGDLHDKMSIVGAEVLKDTLDQLIRGNLKREKQNSSEATYAPMLKKEMGLINWNEPSNKIVNLIRGLSPWPSAYTFYKEFMLKVWKAQNYNKTYENALPGEIVEIIKDKGLIVKTGDGSLLITEIQVPNGKRMAVREYLRGHDMDKNTILGTKF; from the coding sequence ATGAAAGTAGTTTTTATGGGAACACCTGAATTTGCTGTTCCCTCTCTGAAAAAATTAATCGAAGAAAAATACAATATTATAGCCGTTGTGACTCAGCCTGATAGGCCAAAAGGAAGGGGTAAAAAGACATTACCCCCACCGGTAAAACAGCTTGCATTAGAAGAAAATATACCAGTATTCCAACCGGAAAGGGTTAAAGACTCTGAATTTATAGAAACTATGAAATCTCTTAGTCCAGATTTAATCATTGTCATTGCCTTTGGGCAAATTCTACCTAAAGAAATACTGGATATGCCAAGGTTTGGATGTATCAATGTACATGGGTCCCTTCTGCCAAAGTATAGAGGCGCTGCCCCTATTCAGTGGTCAGTTATCAATGGAGAAGAAGTAACAGGGGTTACCACCATGTTTATGGATGAAGGAATGGACACAGGGGATATGCTCCTTAAAGGAGAAACTCCTATTTCAAAGGAGGATACTTCAGGGGACTTACATGATAAAATGTCTATCGTCGGAGCTGAAGTCTTAAAAGATACCTTAGACCAACTTATAAGAGGTAATTTAAAAAGAGAAAAGCAAAATAGTAGCGAGGCCACTTATGCTCCAATGCTTAAAAAAGAAATGGGTTTAATTAATTGGAATGAACCCTCTAATAAGATTGTTAATCTCATAAGGGGTCTTTCACCTTGGCCCAGTGCTTATACTTTTTATAAAGAATTTATGCTAAAAGTATGGAAGGCCCAGAATTACAATAAAACCTATGAAAATGCTTTGCCAGGTGAAATAGTGGAAATAATAAAAGATAAAGGCCTAATAGTCAAAACTGGGGATGGCAGTCTCCTTATAACGGAGATACAGGTCCCTAACGGAAAAAGAATGGCAGTAAGAGAGTACCTAAGGGGACATGATATGGACAAAAATACAATTTTAGGAACGAAGTTTTAG
- a CDS encoding DUF116 domain-containing protein: MDIRMRQFVKTITAIAFFLICSFIALWLLHAYIPTDFYKKIFFVITVILSIFGLLIMAASVFLIIIYKNKKLYLLLPGRASKILRWMYPFIMGMAAFLHYDKGLINQFFIQMNNIFVEALKLKGHPGDILILAPHCIQHSSCNIKITSDPMACTQCGKCKVASLKELKNKYGYKLSIATGGTLARRVVKEYHPKYIIAIACERDLISGILDISGIPVYGILNDCPNGPCINTTVNIKKVEDAIKKYNHKNIELSIN, encoded by the coding sequence GTGGATATAAGGATGAGGCAATTTGTAAAAACAATTACAGCAATAGCATTCTTTCTTATATGTAGTTTTATTGCATTATGGCTACTCCATGCCTATATCCCAACGGACTTCTACAAAAAGATATTTTTTGTTATTACAGTTATTCTTTCTATTTTCGGATTACTTATTATGGCTGCATCTGTTTTCCTTATTATTATTTATAAGAATAAAAAACTATATCTTCTTTTGCCTGGAAGAGCCTCCAAAATCCTTAGGTGGATGTACCCTTTTATTATGGGTATGGCAGCTTTTTTACATTATGATAAGGGATTAATCAATCAGTTTTTTATTCAAATGAACAATATATTTGTTGAAGCATTGAAATTAAAAGGTCATCCTGGGGATATACTAATATTAGCCCCCCACTGTATTCAGCATTCAAGCTGCAATATAAAAATCACATCGGATCCTATGGCTTGTACACAATGTGGGAAATGTAAAGTCGCCAGTTTGAAGGAGTTAAAGAATAAATATGGATACAAATTATCCATTGCCACAGGCGGAACTTTAGCTAGAAGAGTGGTAAAAGAATATCATCCAAAATACATTATAGCAATTGCCTGTGAAAGGGATTTAATTAGCGGCATACTGGATATAAGTGGCATTCCTGTCTATGGAATTTTAAATGATTGTCCTAATGGTCCTTGTATCAATACCACTGTAAATATTAAAAAGGTAGAAGATGCCATTAAAAAATACAATCATAAGAATATAGAATTATCTATAAATTAA
- a CDS encoding zinc metallopeptidase: MLGGLYFDTSYIILVLPAIIFAMYAQTRVKSTFNKYVRVGTRRGYTGAEIVNKILQYQGIDDVTVEMVSGKLTDHYDPRTKTLRLSGEVYNGNSIASVGVAAHEVGHAIQHNKGYVFLNLRNSIVPIVNIGSHMAMPLIFLGIVFSYTLVNIGILLFSGVVLFQLITLPVEFNASNRAIRILDGEGLLLENEVPHARKVLNAAALTYVASAAVAIANLLRLITLFGGRRND; the protein is encoded by the coding sequence ATGTTAGGTGGTTTATATTTTGATACTTCGTATATCATTTTAGTTTTACCTGCAATTATTTTCGCCATGTACGCTCAAACAAGGGTGAAATCAACTTTTAATAAATATGTTAGGGTAGGAACTAGAAGGGGGTATACCGGGGCGGAAATAGTCAATAAAATCCTACAATATCAAGGAATTGACGATGTTACTGTTGAAATGGTTTCTGGAAAACTAACTGATCATTATGATCCTAGGACTAAAACCCTTAGATTATCGGGAGAGGTCTATAATGGCAATAGTATTGCTTCCGTTGGGGTAGCTGCCCATGAGGTAGGGCATGCCATTCAACATAACAAGGGATATGTCTTTTTGAATTTAAGAAATTCCATTGTGCCCATTGTAAATATAGGGTCCCATATGGCAATGCCTCTTATTTTCTTGGGCATTGTATTTTCATACACCTTAGTTAATATTGGAATTCTACTTTTTTCTGGAGTTGTCCTATTCCAATTAATCACTTTGCCTGTTGAATTTAATGCCTCCAATAGAGCAATAAGAATCCTAGATGGAGAAGGACTTTTATTAGAAAATGAAGTTCCCCATGCAAGGAAGGTTTTAAATGCTGCGGCCCTTACATATGTTGCTTCTGCAGCAGTAGCCATAGCCAATTTATTACGTTTAATAACTCTATTTGGGGGCCGTAGAAACGATTAA
- the rsmB gene encoding 16S rRNA (cytosine(967)-C(5))-methyltransferase RsmB, with the protein MILVTKTNPREIAILVLAEVMENEAYSNISLREKLSKYSDLTPLDKAFITEIVHGTIRYLITIDYIINQYSKTKINKMKPLILNILRCGVYQIIFMTKVPSFAACNESVEIAKRRGLRGLSGFVNGVLRNIARNSKAISYPNPYKDFSMYLSVYYSYPKWLIDYWLDTYSPQFVEDLCRGSNKSPVVSIRCNTLKTNKEDLMKTLSKEDVVVYDGVYSKEALGISKTSAINELPSFKQGLFQVQDESSMLVGHILNPKPRDNILDVCSAPGGKATHCGELMKNEGIIFARDIHEHKLDLIKSSAQRLGISIIKTQLKDATQLDDTMVSKMDRVLIDAPCLGLGIIRKKPDIKYKKTPKDLEDLIVVQRQILSTCSKYVNVGGILVYSTCTISKRENIENIDWFTRNFDFELEDIDPYLPETLRSETSKKGYIQLYPHIHNIDGFFIARLRRKR; encoded by the coding sequence ATGATTCTAGTGACAAAAACAAATCCAAGGGAAATAGCCATTCTTGTCCTAGCGGAAGTTATGGAAAATGAGGCTTATAGCAATATATCTCTTAGAGAAAAACTTTCAAAATATAGCGATTTAACTCCTTTAGATAAAGCCTTTATTACAGAGATAGTCCATGGGACTATTAGGTATTTGATTACGATTGATTATATTATTAATCAGTATTCAAAGACTAAAATCAATAAAATGAAACCCTTAATCCTAAATATACTTAGGTGTGGGGTTTATCAGATTATATTTATGACCAAAGTTCCATCTTTTGCTGCCTGTAATGAATCCGTAGAGATTGCAAAAAGAAGAGGCTTAAGGGGACTATCGGGTTTTGTAAATGGGGTATTAAGAAACATTGCGAGAAACTCAAAAGCTATAAGCTATCCAAATCCCTATAAGGATTTTTCCATGTATTTATCAGTTTATTATTCTTATCCTAAATGGTTAATAGATTATTGGCTTGATACCTATTCACCACAGTTTGTAGAAGATTTATGCAGGGGCTCTAATAAAAGTCCGGTGGTTTCTATCAGATGCAATACTTTAAAAACAAATAAAGAAGATTTAATGAAAACCCTTTCTAAGGAGGATGTAGTAGTATACGATGGAGTTTATTCAAAAGAAGCTCTGGGTATTTCAAAAACATCGGCAATTAACGAATTGCCTTCCTTCAAACAAGGATTGTTTCAAGTACAGGACGAAAGTTCCATGTTAGTAGGCCATATATTAAATCCTAAGCCTAGGGATAATATTCTTGATGTATGTTCTGCTCCTGGGGGCAAGGCAACCCATTGCGGGGAGCTTATGAAAAATGAAGGCATAATATTTGCCAGGGATATTCATGAGCATAAACTGGATTTAATTAAATCCTCGGCACAGAGATTAGGTATTTCAATTATAAAAACCCAGCTTAAGGATGCCACTCAATTAGATGATACGATGGTTTCTAAGATGGACAGGGTTTTAATTGATGCCCCTTGTTTAGGGCTTGGGATTATTCGCAAAAAACCAGATATAAAATACAAAAAAACCCCTAAGGATTTAGAAGATTTAATTGTTGTCCAAAGACAAATTTTATCTACTTGTTCCAAATATGTGAATGTGGGCGGAATTTTAGTATATAGTACTTGTACAATATCAAAAAGGGAAAACATTGAAAATATAGATTGGTTTACCCGTAATTTTGATTTTGAATTGGAGGATATTGATCCTTATCTCCCAGAAACCCTTAGGAGTGAAACTTCAAAAAAAGGATATATTCAGTTGTATCCTCATATTCATAATATCGATGGGTTTTTCATTGCAAGACTGAGGCGAAAGAGGTAG
- the rlmN gene encoding 23S rRNA (adenine(2503)-C(2))-methyltransferase RlmN has protein sequence MNKIDIASKTIEDLKNHMEELGEKPFRGEQIFEWIHGKRVEDIDKMSNLSKELRGKIKDKWKLNLLSIEEKYVSQIDKTTKYLFGLQDNNIIESVLMHYDYGNTACISSQVGCRMGCAFCASTLGGLVRNLTAGEMLRQIYQIEKDSGEKISNIVIMGSGEPLDNMEQILLFIDLINNPKGANIGQRHITLSTCGLVDKMYILADKKLQITLAVSLHAPNDSIRNEMMPISKKYSMEKLLEACVYYTKVTHRRITFEYALINQVNDKKEHAHELGKKLKGLLCHVNLIPMNPVKEINLKESTTKAINEFLNILKSYGIETTVRRKLGSDIYAACGQLRRRYLNKK, from the coding sequence ATGAACAAAATAGATATTGCTTCAAAAACCATAGAAGATTTAAAAAACCACATGGAAGAATTAGGTGAAAAACCTTTTCGCGGCGAGCAAATCTTTGAATGGATACATGGGAAAAGGGTTGAAGATATTGATAAAATGAGCAATCTTTCTAAAGAACTAAGGGGAAAAATCAAAGACAAATGGAAGCTTAATCTACTATCTATAGAAGAAAAGTATGTGTCACAAATTGATAAAACGACAAAATACTTGTTTGGATTACAAGATAATAATATAATAGAAAGTGTTTTGATGCATTACGATTATGGAAATACAGCTTGCATTTCATCGCAAGTAGGCTGTAGGATGGGATGTGCCTTTTGTGCCTCTACCTTAGGAGGATTGGTTCGCAATCTAACAGCAGGGGAGATGCTTAGGCAGATTTATCAAATAGAAAAGGACAGTGGCGAAAAGATATCCAATATTGTAATCATGGGTAGTGGCGAACCCTTGGACAATATGGAGCAGATTCTTTTATTTATTGATTTAATCAATAATCCCAAAGGAGCTAATATCGGCCAAAGACATATTACCCTTTCAACTTGTGGTTTGGTAGACAAAATGTATATTCTAGCAGATAAAAAGTTGCAAATCACTTTGGCAGTGTCTTTACATGCCCCTAATGATTCCATAAGGAATGAAATGATGCCCATATCTAAAAAGTATTCTATGGAGAAACTTTTAGAGGCATGTGTTTATTATACCAAGGTTACCCATAGGAGAATCACTTTTGAATATGCACTTATCAATCAGGTTAATGATAAAAAAGAACATGCCCATGAATTGGGCAAAAAATTAAAAGGTCTCTTATGCCATGTTAATTTAATTCCAATGAACCCCGTAAAGGAAATTAATCTCAAAGAAAGTACAACAAAAGCTATCAATGAATTTTTAAATATCCTAAAATCCTATGGAATAGAGACCACAGTACGAAGAAAATTAGGAAGTGATATCTATGCTGCCTGTGGTCAATTAAGAAGAAGGTATCTAAATAAGAAATGA
- a CDS encoding Stp1/IreP family PP2C-type Ser/Thr phosphatase, whose protein sequence is MISAGRCHIGKHRENNEDAIFIHNTRFGCLPNIYIVADGMGGHQAGEKASSLAIQSFCNYIHENREEDISHDNIQSFLIDAIGSANDAVHKKSMENEFLKGMGTTFLVSVIIDEYVYVAHVGDSRLYIIEGNDIHQLTMDHSFVEEMVRKGTLSQSEAKNHPRRNVITRAVGTNFHVDVDTYAYKIDKTSFILMCSDGLSNMVKNQDIIHIIKNNSDIEKIAQALVDKANQNGGFDNISVILIKGMEGR, encoded by the coding sequence ATGATATCAGCAGGACGGTGTCATATAGGAAAACATAGAGAAAATAACGAGGATGCTATCTTTATCCATAATACCCGTTTTGGATGTCTTCCTAATATTTACATCGTTGCGGATGGAATGGGGGGGCATCAAGCGGGGGAAAAAGCCAGCTCCTTAGCAATACAAAGTTTTTGTAATTATATTCACGAAAATAGGGAAGAAGATATTTCACATGATAATATTCAATCTTTCCTAATCGATGCAATAGGAAGTGCAAATGATGCAGTTCACAAAAAATCTATGGAAAACGAATTTTTAAAGGGAATGGGAACCACTTTCTTAGTATCGGTTATAATAGACGAATACGTTTATGTTGCCCATGTAGGAGATAGTAGACTATATATTATAGAAGGAAATGATATCCATCAATTGACTATGGATCATTCCTTTGTGGAAGAAATGGTTCGAAAGGGTACTCTTTCGCAATCGGAAGCCAAAAACCATCCTAGGCGAAATGTTATTACAAGGGCTGTAGGAACAAATTTTCATGTTGATGTGGATACCTATGCATACAAAATAGATAAGACTTCATTTATACTTATGTGTTCAGATGGACTTTCAAATATGGTAAAGAATCAAGATATTATACATATTATTAAAAACAATAGTGACATAGAAAAAATAGCCCAGGCATTAGTTGATAAGGCTAACCAAAACGGGGGATTTGATAATATTTCAGTAATCCTTATTAAGGGGATGGAAGGAAGGTGA
- the pknB gene encoding Stk1 family PASTA domain-containing Ser/Thr kinase → MLQQGTVLSSRYEIIEKIGAGGMSVVYKAKCNKLQRYVAIKVLREEFVTDEQFVSRFRVEAQAAASLSHPNIVGIYDVGNEDNIHYIVMEYIHGETLKETIASNAPFSSPKVLSIAMDIASALQHAHKKNIIHRDIKPQNILITDEGVLKVADFGIARTLDSSTVVTTGKAIGSVHYFSPEQARGGYVDKNSDIYSLGIVMYEMATKTLPFEGESPVTVALKHINEEIPSPRSINTDISSSLEDIIMKSTQKRPENRYKSVDEMIKDMESSLQHPNGNFVKKSGMENSPTIQMTENEMKLLRGEPKNSPYEKLDTIPKASIAPIEEEKNPREKWVTVGAIFTSVILIIVISAIGIGYIKDYLEPKVVMVPPLINMTFEDADEFLKEKQLILVRGKEVYDENIEEGKIVSQDPIEGTVINFDSKVVVNISKGFETFEVPDVESLDYDTAIMLLEKYFSVKISPEYNDTVEENYIISQDPRPRTKLRAGETVTIVVSRGEEIITVPVPYVVKLSEEAAKNQLKNSGLRFKISYVPSSEVEKGYVISQGVAEGEMVKEGFEIDLVVSEGIEEEPADTDIGGPIEKYIEISAPLNADTTTFHVRVRLNGENRFIYENTHDISEFPLQIPVIGEGEGYIEIYINDNIQYKEPIEFK, encoded by the coding sequence ATGCTGCAGCAAGGAACTGTATTAAGTAGTAGGTATGAAATCATTGAAAAAATCGGCGCAGGAGGCATGTCTGTTGTATACAAGGCAAAATGCAATAAACTACAGCGCTATGTAGCAATAAAGGTATTGCGGGAAGAATTTGTCACAGATGAGCAATTTGTATCTAGGTTTAGGGTAGAGGCTCAGGCAGCTGCAAGTTTATCCCATCCTAATATTGTAGGAATCTATGATGTAGGAAACGAAGACAATATACATTATATCGTAATGGAATATATCCATGGGGAAACCCTAAAAGAAACTATTGCTAGTAATGCTCCTTTTTCGTCACCTAAGGTTTTAAGTATAGCAATGGATATTGCATCTGCCCTGCAGCATGCTCATAAAAAGAATATCATTCACAGAGATATAAAGCCCCAAAATATACTTATTACTGATGAAGGAGTTTTGAAGGTTGCAGATTTTGGGATTGCTAGAACCCTAGATTCTTCTACTGTAGTAACAACGGGAAAAGCCATTGGTTCCGTACATTATTTTTCCCCAGAACAGGCAAGGGGAGGCTATGTAGATAAAAATAGTGATATCTATTCTTTGGGAATTGTAATGTATGAAATGGCGACTAAAACCCTTCCCTTTGAAGGAGAAAGTCCTGTTACTGTTGCCCTAAAGCATATTAATGAGGAAATTCCTTCCCCAAGAAGTATAAATACCGATATATCCTCTAGTCTGGAAGATATTATCATGAAATCAACTCAGAAAAGACCTGAGAATAGATACAAATCCGTTGATGAAATGATTAAGGATATGGAAAGTTCCCTGCAACATCCTAATGGAAATTTTGTAAAAAAATCAGGGATGGAAAACTCCCCTACTATTCAAATGACAGAAAATGAAATGAAACTATTAAGGGGAGAGCCAAAAAACTCCCCTTATGAAAAACTAGATACCATTCCAAAAGCAAGTATAGCACCTATCGAAGAGGAAAAGAACCCTAGGGAAAAATGGGTTACTGTGGGGGCAATATTCACCTCAGTGATTTTAATTATAGTGATTAGTGCAATTGGCATTGGTTATATTAAAGATTATTTAGAACCAAAGGTTGTTATGGTACCGCCACTTATAAATATGACATTTGAAGATGCGGATGAATTCCTTAAGGAAAAACAATTAATATTAGTAAGAGGCAAAGAAGTTTACGATGAAAATATTGAAGAAGGTAAAATCGTTTCTCAAGACCCAATAGAAGGAACCGTCATTAATTTTGACAGCAAGGTAGTAGTAAATATTAGCAAAGGTTTCGAGACCTTTGAGGTGCCCGACGTAGAATCCTTAGACTACGATACTGCCATAATGCTATTAGAAAAATATTTCAGTGTTAAAATAAGTCCGGAATATAATGATACGGTAGAAGAAAACTATATTATTTCTCAGGACCCAAGACCACGGACTAAACTTAGGGCTGGGGAGACGGTTACTATAGTGGTAAGCCGCGGGGAAGAAATAATAACTGTCCCTGTGCCTTATGTAGTTAAACTATCGGAGGAAGCGGCAAAAAATCAGCTTAAAAACTCCGGCCTTAGGTTTAAAATAAGTTATGTTCCAAGTAGCGAAGTAGAAAAAGGTTATGTAATTAGTCAAGGAGTAGCCGAAGGAGAAATGGTTAAAGAAGGATTTGAAATAGATTTGGTGGTAAGTGAAGGGATTGAAGAAGAACCAGCAGATACAGACATCGGTGGACCGATTGAAAAGTATATAGAAATATCAGCTCCCCTTAATGCAGATACGACCACATTCCATGTAAGAGTCAGATTAAATGGGGAGAATAGATTTATTTATGAAAACACCCACGATATTTCAGAGTTTCCTTTACAAATTCCAGTAATAGGAGAAGGGGAAGGGTATATTGAAATATACATTAATGATAACATACAATATAAAGAACCCATCGAATTCAAATAG